In one Nicotiana sylvestris chromosome 8, ASM39365v2, whole genome shotgun sequence genomic region, the following are encoded:
- the LOC138875108 gene encoding uncharacterized protein, whose product MEIYAKAYDVKVWRVIKKVNYPLPATAQPLVDPKYIDSYTDEQMAVVQVNNKAINLLYNAISGEEHEKISSFDTAKEMWDKLEVTYEGTNKVKETHINMVRRQDRLNGFDPEPEKIFHRWLREARDTNNIQALIQFSVNMAEEQHMAVQELAMPNIANVTSSIVKPKITGHFELKQCMIQLLHANGQFMGLPHEDPQQHILNFLEISDTYITNGITPEIM is encoded by the exons ATGGAAATATATGCAAAGGCTTATGATGTTAAAGTCTGGAGAGTTATCAAAAAGGTGAACTATCCCCTGCCGGCTACCGCTCAACCACTTGTTGATCCCAAATATATAGATTCATATACAGATGAGCAAATGGCTGTTGTACAAGTCAACAATAAGGCGATAAATTTGCTCTACAATGCTATAAGTGGTGAAGAGCATGAGAAAATCTCCAGTTTTGATACGGCCAAAGAGATGTGGGATAAGCTTGAAGTTACATATGAAGGAACCAACAAAGTAAAGGAAACACACATTAACAT GGTCAGAAGACAGGACAGACTCAACGGCTTTGACCCCGAACCTGAGAAAATATTTCACAGGTGGTTGAGGGAAGCAAGGGATACAAATAATATTCAAGCACTCATTCAATTTTCTGTGAACATGGCAGAGGAGCAACATATGGCTGTTCAGGAGTTAGCAATGCCCAATATTGCTAATGTTACCTCCAGCATAGTGAAGCCTAAAATCACTGGGCACTTTGAGCTAAAACAGTGCATGATCCAGCTACTTCATGCAAACGGGCAGTTTATGGGTCTTCCACACGAGGATCCACAACAGCATATTCTGAACTTCTTGGAGATTAGTGATACTTATATCACTAATGGGATCACTCCAGAGATTATGTGA
- the LOC138875109 gene encoding uncharacterized protein: MTMIINKQQAQPVQQVQIFREVCGEGHMSNLCPTNLESVYFVGNENRGQKNHYGDTYNPNWRNHPNFSWGGNQGNQNQYRPQEPQQQSRPPQAEQQASLEEMMKKLMSDQQALNQKLIADQQTFNQKIMVDQQAQAATLRNLEHHVGQLARAQNTRPIRALPSDTEPNPKAQVNAVTLRNGRALEEAPKKKKNTAHPEGELVPKPVEGNEKDDKGPEPEVPKYAWYLRDIVSNKRRHAEFETGALTEECSARVQSKLPPKLKDPESFIIPLSLGKQEVGRALSLVMPEGIIEDVLVRVGKFILPVDFIVLDYGADEEVPIILGRPFLATRRSIIDVRAGKLKMRVDDEEVTFNMYKALKLPKHYEDLCMIPVVELKGIEQS, encoded by the exons ATGACCATGATCATTAATAAGCAACAAGCCCAGCCAGTGCAACAAGTTCAAATATTTCGTGAAGTATGTGGAGAGGGTCACATGAGCAATCTATGCCCAACAAATCTAGAGTCTGTATATTTTGTGGGTAATGAAAATCGAGGCCAAAAAAATCATTATGGGGACACATACAATCCCAACTGGAGGAATCACCCAaacttctcttggggtggaaatcaaGGCAATCAGAATCAATACCGGCCTCAAGAACCTCAACAACAATCCAGACCACCTCAGGCTGAACAACAAGCTAGCCTTGAGGAGATGATGAAGAAATTGATGTCCGACCAGCAAGCCCTCAATCAGAAATTAATAGCAGATCAACAAACTTTCAATCAGAAAATAATGGTTGATCAGCAGGCTCAAGCCGCAACACTGAGAAATTTAGAGCACCACGTGGGCCAACTAGCCAGAGCCCAAAATACCAGACCAATACGGGCTCTTCCTAGTGATACAGAGCCCAATCCTAAAGCTCAAGTTAATGCGGTTACCTTGAGAAATGGAAGAGCATTAGAAGAAGctccaaagaaaaagaagaatacagCTCATCCTGAAGGAGAATTAGTTCCCAAGCCAGTTGAGGGGAATGAGAAAGATGATAAAGGACCCGAGCCA GAAGTGCCTAAGTATGCATGGTATCTCAGAGATATtgtgtcaaacaaaagaagacaTGCAGAGTTCGAAACAGgtgcacttactgaagagtgcagTGCCAGAGTTCAGAGTAAACTTCCTCCTAAGTTAAAGGATCCTGAGAGTTTCATAATTCCTTTGTCTCTTGGAAAACAAGAAGTTGGTAGAGCCCT GTCACTAGTCATGCCAGAAGGAATTATTGAGGATGTgttagttcgagtgggaaagtttATTCTTCCTGTTGATTTTATTGTTCTTGATTACGGGGCAGATGAGGAAGTGCCCATTATTTTGGGGCGACCATTCTTAGCTACTCGTAGGTCAATTATTGATGTGAGGGCAGGGAAGTTAAAAATGAGAGTTGACGATGAGGAGGTCACTTTTAATATGTACAAGGCACTTAAGCTCCCTAAGCATTATGAGGACTTGTGCATGATTCCTGTGGTCGAATTGAAAGGAATAGAGCAGAGTTAG